Proteins from a single region of Antechinus flavipes isolate AdamAnt ecotype Samford, QLD, Australia chromosome 2, AdamAnt_v2, whole genome shotgun sequence:
- the LOC127548554 gene encoding ran-specific GTPase-activating protein-like has translation MAAAKETQDEHDTSTENVEDSNPKPRFESINSLPEQYIKTLEEDEEELFKMRAKLFRFACENGLREWKERGTGDVKLLKHKEKGTIRLLMRRDKTLKICANHYITPFMELKPSAGSDRAWVWNTLGDFADESLKPEVLAIRFLNAENAQKFKTTFEDCRKEVEERGKKAGEGKESSTEKVVEKFSEMSVKDKKEGRRQELESPKESKKKT, from the coding sequence ATGGCGGCTGCCAAGGAAACTCAGGACGAGCACGACACCTCCACGGAGAATGTGGAGGACTCGAACCCTAAACCGCGGTTTGAATCCATAAACTCTCTTCCTGAGCAATACATTAAGACCctagaagaagatgaagaagagctCTTTAAGATGCGAGCCAAGCTGTTCCGATTTGCATGTGAGAATGGCCTTCGGGAATGGAAAGAGCGAGGGACCGGGGATGTGAAGCTGCTGAAGCACAAGGAGAAAGGGACTATACGCCTTCTTATGAGAAGGGACAAAACTCTGAAGATCTGTGCAAACCATTATATAACGCCATTCATGGAGCTGAAGCCCAGTGCAGGCAGTGACAGGGCCTGGGTCTGGAACACACTTGGTGACTTTGCTGATGAAAGTCTCAAGCCTGAAGTGCTGGCTATTCGATTCCTAAATGCAGAAAATGCCCAGAAGTTTAAGACAACATTTGAAGATTGCAGGAAGGaggtagaagaaagaggaaagaaagcaggagaaGGCAAAGAGAGCAGCACTGAAAAGGTGGTAGAGAAATTCTCGGAGATGTCAGTGAAGGATAAGAAAGAAGGCCGCCGCCAAGAGCTTGAGAGCCCCAAGGAATCAAAGAAGAAAACCTAG